atattttataatgctgtatataattaaatttgcttaaaaatttataattataaagtaaaactatattatatttttttcatattatgcatttttatattagtttACTACAATATATTCATAGTTACATAAACGGacaaaaaagaggaaaataaagaattattcatgtaaaaatataagcaaatCATCATAAGCTTGTACATCAAGCAGTTTTGgtagatatattaaaagatatCTAGTAATTAGGACTTGTTCTCTTATTTAAGTTACCTTGTGTTAGTATAACCCATATAACGAAGTGAATTAGAATAtgagtatttaaaaaataataaattataatttataagtaatgttattttataagaacaaaataaaagaaggaaaaagaaaaaattcaaattaaaaggaaaaaaacatatttataaatatcataGAACTAATGTGTGAAAGTTATAAAGTATTCAAATAGTAAtgttataaagaaataaaaaaataaataaacaagaaaataaataaacataaaaattttgtatgaTATTATAAACTATATAACGTAAACgtaaattaaataagttttccttaaattaataatacaaaatgacacatattttacatatgataaaattaacaataaatgTTTATCAATAAATAGATTAGaatatattgataaatattagatataaagtaaaaaaatttgaagatttaacaaattttattataaatatatttctaaaactataaaaaagtataaatagtgatttataatttatattataagtaattataaataatgtacttattataaaatgtgataaaaaaaatcattgaTTGATATCGTAAAGAGAAAATTGAATAAtcaaatattatgtacaatgataaatttgttttacaaaattccgttatagaataattataaatgaagttaaataataagaataatatcatgaaaatatctatatatataatttatacatttcctttttttgtatatataaaataataattagtgtttatgttttttgatattattctttactttttgttGTAAGGTTCCTTTTACTTAACAAATTACTATATTTagatgtatttttatataaactaatataaaaaatttataataaaataaaatggactttatgattatatataattttttttaattactttagtatataataattcacaaaaatattctgataaaatttatattaacataagaaatatattaataatacatgaaatttttttatttttatgtagtaTTCGAAATTATTATGGCAAgttaaataagaataaaatttgtaacaaaattaaaaataaataacacatGAAAATTAGTAATtgaattcatataatatttaatatatgattttatattacttcttaaaatattaaataaattataatataaatataattatgactacgtcataaataaaaatataaattgaaaGATGTAGATGTTTCTCTGTGAGCggcatatttttaaaagatatttttttattctgaaGATTTTAAGgaatgaatttttataaataatttacaaaaataaagtatatatatctatatgtatatagtGGAATgcattttgtattatatttaaattataaactcaaaaagaaaatatttgtCAAGGAATGTCTAATGATAGTGAATGAgtgtaataatgaaaattttttattattgttaaaatacaaaatatttgttttagaaaatgataatataaaatttattttttaattttttttacgtattttAGCAGAAAACTatgcataattataatattacaaattcattttatagactatttattacatatattattatatgaaacatttttttctagagaaaataaatgtaacaaAGTGCTAGAATGTTTTTattgtgtatatgtaaatttgaataactttttgataaattaataaattatatcatatattatgtacaaaataaaatagaaacaaaaaaaatttacacataaatataatcttATGTTTACTAATGAATAAATCAAAAAGTAAGAGACatttaacataataaaaaaaaaatataaaaatatgagcatttaataaaataaagctcccattaaataaatgattaaTGAATGAATTTTTCTGAATATATGACACTATATGTGaggatatttttattcttattaatataattttgtccataatattattagcgactcaatattcatttttttaaagatcataatttttttacaattgaACATTCTTAAgaatacttatatttatgtaacaataatataaagtattttgtaattaaaggctgaaaataataataaaaaaatatgtaattctAATAGCTAAGAGTAATCAGTATGTGTATATAGAACTGTTTGaagaaatgaataaaatttaattatatatgttagaGAGGTAtcataaagatatataataataatatatattactaatgatatatttaaaaatgttaaaattagGGTTATGTAATAACATTAAtgataatgtaaaaataatgtcTTCATATTgcaatatatacataaaaaataaaattatataattttaaactaataaaaaagaagttattaatatattcaaaacttattttattcaatGTAATATTTGTGATAGTTAAAGTTAGTGCagatttcctttttttgtattatgataaaaaatacaaaggaatatttattgaatatattaattactccttaaatttaatgtaaaaaatagttataaACATTTCACAATGAAAGGAGGTAttaagtaaattatattttcttaatactaatatatttaaggaatttttttcattataagcTTTCTTTTGATGAGTACAAACTATGCAAAGCTGATTTTATCCTAATTTTATGGTAAATAGATTTATAtcaatatttctaaatatcacataataatgaaaagttaagaaaaatataaataaatatatctttaaataataaattatatgtaacatcatattatttccatcattttattaatataatcataataatacaatatctattatttattgtaaatttataaaaatattaatgaataatctttaatataagtaataatatgatggtatatatactaatatttttaattaaaaacttttgaaaataaatttaacaatcatattttactaattataaaaacataatattccAATAAGGTGGTATAGAGAGATATTCGACGtaaatagtatatattaaagaaataattctttatatatcgagataaatgtatataagatatatttattttaatttttgtaattctaAGTTACAGAAATTTAtactattaaatattaaaataatatttaaataaataaatttttctcaAAAACATGATATGAATTTTAAGTTCAATACATATTTTCCTgatttttacatttacagTGATATTATAAGTAACTTAACTAAGAGAGTAATTTACTAGGAAAATgcaactatatatatatatgaacatatctAGTTGAATATGTTAGGTAAAAATTCCTTACATTAATTATGAAGAAaccatttaataaataatatatttttaagaatgtTAAATGATGAAATTGTATTCGTTCTTACATGTAATATCTTGCCATATGTATTTTagggaaaatattaaatttatgatatgtaattataatttgtatcattttaatataagaacaaatttaaaaatattataattacttttttattattatataaaattatctaTTGTGCTGATTACgtaacatatataagtgtTTCCTTTACATAAGTATaattatgttataataaattgtactttataaaattgtaaaaatgattcctagtaaataataaatttttacattttagaATCTTTAATAAATcttatgaaaattatgaatatattatgtatttttatatataatatataaataaatatgcttttataatgttttttattccCCCATTTTGAATATTCTAAGACTGAAGACGTGTATTAAAATGTCCAGTGTACTACAGgtttataactttttaaattgagaattatgcatattcagtggaatattttttatctcatGAACTacgttaataaaataaatctaaTAAATAAGGCTTTtctaattatgtaaaattttttttttttttttttttttatttactctaaggaaaattttatacaatCGCTACCAtccaaaatttattatagaCAAAATTTTGAGACAAAAGTCAATTATTGCTTATCGTATgaagatgaagaaaaatttctaaaaaaaagaaatgagatatataataatggaaaaattaaaagtattgCAGATAAGCTTATGAGTCCTTTGTGTTATGTGGCTTTTACTAATGAAGGAGATGAATGTAATAAGCAATATCATAATTTGTACTATTGGTTAGgaaatgaattatttaataaattagagGAAGATTCATTTTCAAAAGTTATTGGAATACTTGAGGATGTTTCAAATGTTTTCTCTGGGGGTGGTAGATGCAagtgtaaattttttaaaaatattaataaggagaagtttgaaaaaatgaagattgTTTTTGATTACTGTAAAGATCACGAGAAGATTGAAAAAACCTTGGAACTGTATAAGAAAACATGTGATAGTAAATTTAATGATTATCTTGTTAAAGCTAATAGTGcttataatgaaatatataattgtacaGAAAATAATTCTGAACCATATTGTTATGAACTTAAAAATCATGTTACTAATTGCCTTAATAAAAAGCTATCTTCTTTGAAGTGTGAAATAAAGGAAGTTTCCACAGAAGACAAAGCTTCAAGCCAATATAATACTGATTATATTGACCCAGAATATGTAAGATATGCATCTATTTTTAGTTCATCTCAAATTTTCCTGTACTTCGTTCTACCCTTTATTGGTATTTTGTTAATTGGTTTCCTTCTATATAaagtaattattaatataaaatataaatttaaatattctaattttctactatttgtatttttttaatagatatataaatggaaataactatgaaataattattatataatcatcttatatatatcatttaaataatagttTACTCCAGTTTGGTCATGGATACAAGCTCGagtattaaagaaaaaatcaaTTAGACgtaattttaatgatatgGATAAACTAGAATTAAcagaatatacatatgaaaaaagaaaatcaaATGTAAGTAGAAGACAATTAAATGTAGGATATTATGCTACATGAGTAATCTTTTacgaaaagaaaagaatatattgaatttatattaagaataataattttagcaAGAATACATGTCCACATAATCTTCTAtttaaaaagcaaaaaaaaaaaaaaaaaaaaagaaaacaaatacataaaatagaAAGTATATACCGATAGACattaaattatgatataCAACTGATATTGCAATTTAACTTAATAAGAATACCTCAttgatatattatcattgtaaaaaagattattaattaaaatatatagagaaCTACAAATAACCAAAAATATGGTATATTAAATTAGAAATTTCCGaatgttttgtttttctaatttatatatcattagtCAAATTGGAGCTAAAACTGAATTATAATATTGGAATTTTTGGAGtttatacaaattaaatattttttacatatagaAATTTAGTTGAAACTCATAATTTAAAGTAGCACAAAGCATATAGGGATAGTtcattatatgaaaaagtacattgtaaataattgttattaatacatgagaaaaatgtatcatgcgaaacatattatatattatataccaATAGAAGTATAAATAGTAAACAATAAAATGAgggattatatatattgtaaattcttctataaataatattaatattgaaaatagaaataatttcCGTGGATGAATTACTTTAAacatctttttatataaatatgtaaatatatgtttttatttagctcttaataataatgaaagaagtcaaatgggaaaaaagataaatataattttagtcttttttattataaatacttCTATAAATAAGTAGTTCAtctacaatatatatttaaaatttttataataagaaaaattgcTATACAACAATAGAAGAAATTgtgataattaaaaatattttataaaacacCTTAGAAAAATGAGATTTGAGAATTtcattgataaaaatattattcctaAATACAACACCGTAGATAAAGCTAATGCATAGAGTTACCAGTAATTAATgaagtttttttttgtgtgatGTATAAAAGATATCCTACataaaatagtatattatataaaaattattaagaatattgtgttatttttgtaattttatattatatatatattatttcttaaaaatatatagtatatagtcaaaatataaatacacaacgaaacatattttgtatatttatataatgtattattaaattcgttgaaaaaatattaaaacgaaaaacataata
The genomic region above belongs to Plasmodium malariae genome assembly, contig: PmUG01_00_8, whole genome shotgun sequence and contains:
- the PmUG01_00020500 gene encoding PIR protein codes for the protein MSSVLQENFIQSLPSKIYYRQNFETKVNYCLSYEDEEKFLKKRNEIYNNGKIKSIADKLMSPLCYVAFTNEGDECNKQYHNLYYWLGNELFNKLEEDSFSKVIGILEDVSNVFSGGGRCKCKFFKNINKEKFEKMKIVFDYCKDHEKIEKTLELYKKTCDSKFNDYLVKANSAYNEIYNCTENNSEPYCYELKNHVTNCLNKKLSSLKCEIKEVSTEDKASSQYNTDYIDPEYVRYASIFSSSQIFLYFVLPFIGILLIGFLLYKFTPVWSWIQARVLKKKSIRRNFNDMDKLELTEYTYEKRKSNVSRRQLNVGYYAT